In a genomic window of Oncorhynchus keta strain PuntledgeMale-10-30-2019 chromosome 28, Oket_V2, whole genome shotgun sequence:
- the LOC118371397 gene encoding leucine-rich repeat-containing protein 30-like: MGHKQSKEEEMKRQARKSAGREDSLTSAERIRNHAYKQWGYSILSLARRGLKEPPKELWELTELEKLNLSLNCLRALPPALSILSNLVVLNLWGNQLTSLPPEIGQLRHLRVLFCYRNQLTEVPEELGNCTRLEVLSLANNEISGLPASCANLTCLRKLNLSHNKIVHIPGCVYTMKRLVFLHLACNRLECIAESIAALVELKILIVEGNEIHSLPKMICCLTQLELLNVDFNDIQNVPQEMHQLSRLEKLAYHPLDKGLHIMQNPLQKQIKEVLEGGLIALFNYLKSN, from the coding sequence ATGGGACACAAGCAGTCCAAggaagaggagatgaagaggCAGGCGAGGAAGAGTGCCGGCCGGGAGGACAGCTTGACGTCGGCAGAGCGGATCCGCAACCACGCGTACAAACAGTGGGGCTACAGCATACTGAGCCTGGCCCGTCGCGGCCTCAAGGAACCCCCCAAGGAACTGTGGGAGCTGACGGAGCTCGAGAAGCTCAACCTGTCGTTGAACTGCCTGCGGGCTCTGCCCCCCGCCCTCAGCATCCTAAGCAACCTGGTGGTCCTCAACCTGTGGGGGAACCAGCTGACCAGCCTGCCCCCAGAGATCGGCCAGCTCAGACACCTCCGGGTCCTGTTCTGCTACCGCAACCAACTGACCGAGGTTCCAGAGGAGCTGGGCAACTGCACCAGGCTGGAGGTCCTCAGCCTGGCCAACAACGAGATATCTGGCCTCCCTGCCTCCTGCGCCAACCTGACCTGCCTGAGGAAGCTCAATCTCAGCCACAACAAAATTGTTCACATCCCCGGCTGCGTTTACACCATGAAGAGACTGGTATTCCTCCACCTGGCCTGCAACAGGCTGGAGTGCATCGCCGAGAGCATCGCGGCACTGGTGGAGCTCAAGATCCTCATCGTGGAGGGGAACGAGATCCACTCGCTGCCCAAGATGATCTGCTGCCTGACGCAGCTGGAGCTGCTCAACGTGGACTTCAATGACATCCAGAACGTGCCCCAGGAGATGCACCAGCTCAGCAGGCTGGAGAAGCTGGCCTACCACCCTCTGGATAAGGGACTCCACATCATGCAGAACCCCTTGCAGAAGCAAATCAAAGAGGTGCTGGAAGGAGGCCTCATCGCCCTCTTTAATTATCTGAAATCTAATTAA